CCCCATGTCCGAGCCCATCGACTGGCTGCCCGACGGCACCCCTTACAGCCCCCGCTTTGGCGACCGCTACCACAGTGAAAACGGTGGCCTGGACCAAGCCCGCCGGGTGTTTTTGCAAGGCTGCGGGCTGCCTGCCGCCTGGGCCGGACAGCCCCAGTGGCGCGTGCTGGAGACGGGCTTTGGCTTTGGGCTGAACTTTCTCGTCACCTGGGCCGCCTGGCGGGCCGACGCGCACCGCCCGCGCCTGCTGCACTTCATATCAACCGAAGCCTGGCCCGTGAATGCCGCCGACCTGCTGCGCGCCACCACGGCCCACGCCGAACTGGCGCCCTTGGCCGAGCAGTTGCACGCCCAGTGGTGGGGCCTGCTGCCTGGCGTGCACCGCCTGGCGTTTGAAGACGGCCGCGTGCTGCTCACCCTGTATGTGGGCGATGCGCAAGAGATGCTGCGCCAGCAGGCGCCCACGGCAGACTCGGTGTATCTGGACGGGTTCAGCCCTTCGGTCAACCCCGAGATCTGGAGCGCCCACACCCTCAAGGCCGTGGCGCGCTGCTGCCGCCGGGGCACGCAGCTGGCCACCTGGACCATTGCCCGCGCTGTGCGCGACACGCTGTCCGAATGCGGCTTTGAGGTGCAGCGCGTGCCCGGCGTGCCCCCCAAGCGCGACAACCTGCACGCCACCTACAACCCCCGCTGGGAACCACGGGCCCGCACAGCCACCTTGCCCGACGCAGCCCAGCACGCCACCGCGCAGCCCCAGCAATGCATCGTGATTGGCGGCGGCCTGGCAGGGGCCGCCACCGCAGCCAGCCTGGCGCGCCGGGGCTGGCAAGTGCAGGTGCTGGACCAGGCCAGCGAGCCCGCCGCTGGCGCATCGGGCCTGCCTGCCGGGGTGTTTGCCCCCCATGTTTCGCCCGACGATGCCGTGCTGTCGCGCCTATCGCGCTGCGGCGTGCGCACCACGCTGCAGCAAGCCCAGCAACGCCTGCAGGCCGGGCAAGACTGGGGCGCAACCGGCGTGCTGGAACACCGCACAGACGGCAGCCCTGGCCTGCCCGCCGACTGGAACAAAGGCCCTGGAGCCGACTGGAGCACCCTCGCCCCGCCCGATGCCCGCGAGCAGGCGGGCCTACCGCCCGACGCCGTGGCCTGCTGGCACGCCCAGGCGGGCTGGATACGCCCCGCCCAAATGGTGCGGGCACTGCTGCGTGAAAGCGGCGTGACTTGGCGCGGCCAATGCCAAGTGGCCAGCCTGCGGCCTGTGCCTGCCGCCAGCGCAGCAAACCCTGCAGCCACCGAATGGCAGGCACTCGATGCCCAGGGCGATGTGCTGGCCCAGGCTCCCGTGGTGGTGATTGCCGCAGGCGCGGGCAGCCACACCCTGCTGAGCGACCGCTGGCCCCTGCAGCCCGTGCGCGGCCAAGTGTCGTGGGGGCACTATGCCGCCCACCTGCCGCCGCCCGCGCCTTTTCCGGCGAACGGGCATGGCAACCTGGTGCCGTCTTTCGGGCTGGGCAGCACAGACCAACCGGGCGGCGAGGCCACTGAACGCGGCTGGATCATGGGCTCGACCTTTGAGCGCGATGTGACGGCGCTGCCCGCCAGTGCCACCGACCAGCAGGCGGCGCACCAATCACATTGGGACAAGCTGCAAACCCTGCTGCCCACGGCCGCCCGCCAGCTGCAGCCCAGCTTTGATGCCCGCCTGATCGGTGAAGACACCGCACACACCACAACAGCCAAAGTCGAACACTGGGCCGCCGTGCGCTGCACCGCCCCAGACCGCCTGCCCATCGTGGGGCCGGTGCACGCGCTGGCGCTGCCCGGCCTGTGGGTGTGCACCGCCATGGGCGCACGCGGGCTGACGCTGGCCCTGCTGTGCGGTGAACTGCTGGCTGCCCGCCTGAATGCCGAGCCGTTGCCGCTGGACGCCAAGCTGGCCCGGGCGCTGTCGAGCGAGCGTATGTGATCGCGCCGCAGGGAGTGAGCCTTAGCGGCGCACCGTGCAGGCGGGCGATGGGGGCCACGACCGATTGGATGACCGGGCAGCGTAAGCCGCCCGCGACAGTGCGCCATCAATCAAATCCCGCGCCAAGCCCCTCCAGTACTTGCTTATATAAATATTTGCATATTGGCAGAGCAAAACAATAGTTTGCATCCATAAGCCTCCCCTCTACATTCGCGGCCATGCATGAATTGGCGTTTGTTTTTGCGGGGTTTGCAGTGGGCCTGATCGTCGGGCTCACGGGCGTAGGCGGCGGTTCGCTGATGACGCCCATCCTGATCTTCTTCTTTGGCATCAAGCCCCACATGGCCGTGGGCACCGACTTGCTGTTTGCCGCCTTCACCAAGATGGGCGGCACCGTGAGCCTGGCCCGCCAGCGCCTGGTGCCCTGGAAGGTGGTGGGCCAGTTGTGCGCAGGCAGTATTCCGGCCGCCTTGCTGGCACTGTGGGCGCTACACACACTGGGCCCCGCCAGCGGCCCCGCCCAGCGCATCATGACCACCACGCTGGGCTTTGCGCTGCTGCTCACATCAGCGGCCACGTTGTACAAGGCAATTGTTTTTTCTTCCCAACGCCAGGCGGCCGAAGCGGCAGCCCGCAAGCACCACGCGGGCGACCCTACGCGCCCCCGCCACTGGAGCCTGCCTATTTTGATGGGCGCCGTAATCGGCACGCTGGTCACCTTCACCTCGGTGGGTGCGGGGGCGATTGGTGTCACGGTGCTGCTGCTGGTGTACCCCCTGCTGCCCCTGCCGCGCATCATTGGCGCCGACATCGCCTACGCCGTGCCATTGACCCTCGTGGCCGGTCTGGGACACGCCTCGCTAGGCTCAGTCGACTGGCCTTTGCTTGCACAATTGCTGGCTGGCTCGCTGCCGGGCATCTGGCTGGGTTCGCGCCTGGTCACCCGCACGCCTGAGCGGCTTATCCGCTCTGCCCTCTCGCTGTTGCTCGCCTGGGCGGGCTTCAAACTGCTTTTGATCTAGAACCCTGCGTCTGCACCACGATGTACCAATACACAGAATTCGACCAACAATTTGTGCAACAGCGGGCACGGCAATTCCGTGACCAGCTCACGCGCTGGCAAACCGGCAAGCTGTCTGAAGACGCCTTCCGCCCACTGCGCCTGCAAAACGGCTGGTACGTACAGCGCTATGCCCCCATGCTGCGCGTGGCCGTGCCTTATGGCGAAATCGCCAGCCGCCAACTGCGCGTGCTGGCCCAGATCGCCCGCGAGTACGACGAGCCCGAAGCGGCGGTCTTCAAGGCCGCCATGGAAGGCCAGGGCAAGCTGGGCACGACCTTCTTGCCCAAGAACTGCGCCCACTTCACCACCCGCACCAATGTGCAGTTCAACTGGATTCCGCTGTCCAAAAGCGCGGACGTGATGGACCTGCTGGCCAGCGTGCAACTGCACGGCATCCAGACCAGCGGTAACTGCATTCGCAACACCACCACCGACGCCCTGGCGGGCATTGCCGTGGACGAAATCGTGGACCCGCGTCCGTATGCGGAAATCATCCGCCAGTGGACCACGCTGCACCCCGAGTTCGCCTTCCTGCCCCGCAAGTTCAAGATCGCCATCAGCGGCGCCCGTGACGACCGCGCCGCCACTGGCTGGCACGACGTGGGCCTGCACCTCGTCAAGAACGACGCGGGCGAGATCGGCTTCAAGGTCTTTGTGGGCGGCGGCATGGGCCGCACGCCGGTGATTGGCACCGTGATCCGCGAGTTCCTGCCCTGGAACCAGATCATGAATTACATCGAGGCCATCGTGCGCGTGTACAACGAACATGGCCGCCGCGACAACAAGTACAAGGCCCGCATCAAGATTTTGGTGAAGGCCGAGGGCCAACAGTACATCGACGATGTGGAAGAGGAATACCGCCAGATTCTGGAAGTAGACGGTGGCCCCCACACCATTCCCCAGGCCGAGTTTGACCGCGTGGCCGCCTGCTTTGTGGCGCCGAAGCTGTCCGACATTGCCGACGTGCCCCCCGCAGCCTTGCAGGCCTCGCTGGACGCCCAAGCCGCCGAGCATGTGATGTTTGGCCGCTGGCTGCAGCGCAACGTGCACGCGCACCAAAACCCACAGCTGCGCGCTGTGACGCTGTCATTCAAGCGCCCCGGCCAAGCACCGGGCGATGCCACCAGCGAGCAGTTGATTGCCCTGGCAGACCTGGTGGACAAATACTCGGGCGGCGAAGCCCGCGTGACGCACGACCAGAACGTGCTGTTGCCTTGGGTGCATGGCAGCCAACTGTTCAGCCTGTGGCAAGAGGCCAAGGCCCTGGGCCTGGCCAGTGCCAATGTGCAGTTGCTCACCGACATGATCGCCTGCCCCGGCGGCGACTTCTGCGCACTGGCCAATGCCCGCTCGCTGCCCATTGCCGAGGCCATCACCCAGCGCTACCAAGACCTGGATGAGCTGGACGACATTGGCGAGATCGACCTGCACATCAGCGGCTGCATCAACAGCTGCGGCCACCACCACAGCGGCCACATCGGCATCCTGGGTGTCGATAAGGACGGCAAGGAGTGGTACCAGGTCACGCTGGGCGGCTCCGATGGGTCCGACCTGTCGGGCGCTGCCGTGGCCGGCAAGGTGATTGGCCCCTCTTTCTCTGCGGCTGAAGTGCCTGACGTGATCGAGGCCGTGCTCAGCACCTACCGCGACCTGCGCGAAAGCGGCGAGACATTCCAGAACACCGTGCGCCGCACCGGCCTGGACCCGTTCAAGGAAGCCGCCAAGCTGGCCCGCCACAAAGACGACACCCTGGCCACCGCTTGAACAAGCCCGCCAGCAAAAGCACCGCTACGAATCTCCTCACGATGATGAACCTGAAACTTCTCGCATCCCACGAACACCAGCCCCCCGCAGAGGGCGACGCCCGCGTGGTGGCGCTGGCCAACGATGCCGACGCCACCACGCTGCCGCTGGAAGGCGTGGAACGCGTGGACCTGCACTTTCCCAACTTCACCGATGGCCGCGCGTTCAGCCAGGCCTTCTTGCTGCGCCGCCGCCGTGGCTTTGCGGGTGAGATCCGCGCCACGGGCGATGTGCTGATCGACCAATTGGTGCAGATGGAGCGCACGGGCTTTAGCAGCGCGGTGCTGGCCGAGGGCGTGGATGCCGCCGATGCCCAGCGCCAGTTCGAGCTGTTCTCTGGCTTCTACCAGGGCGATGCCGTGAACCCCCAGCCTCTGTTTGCCCACCGCGCTGCGGCCTGAGAACCAAGTCACCACCTTCCAAAGCCCCGCACCATGAGCCAATTCGATCTCGCACGCATCAACGCCGACCTCGGCCGCAACGCCCCAGAACTGGTGGCATGGGCGCTGGGCCTGGGCCAGCCCGCCATCGTTACCACCAACTTCCGCCCCTTTGAGGCAGTCATCCTGCACATGGTCACGCAAGTGAACCCCGATGTGCCCGTGGTGTGGATGGACAACGGCTACAACACCGAAGCCACCTACCGCTTTGCCGACGAAGTGACAAAGCAACTGGGCCTGAAGCTGCAAATTTACCTGCCACGCCGCTCGCGCGCGCACCGCGAAGCCGTGGAAGGTGCGACCCCAGCGCTGGACGACCCACGCCATGCCGCCTTCACCGAAGAAGTGAAGCTCGAGCCCTTTGCCCGCGCCCTGCGCGAAACCGCACCCAAGGTGTGGTTCACCGCGCTGCGAGCCACCGACACCGCCGTGCGTGCGCAGATGGACCCCGTCAGCATCAACCCTGATGGCCTGATCAAGGTGGCACCGTTGCTGCACTGGTCGTCCAAAGACCTGCACGAGTACTGCGTCAAGCACGGCCTGCCCAACAACTTTGACTATGTGGACCCCACCAAGGGCGAAGACAACCGCGAGTGCGGCCTTCATTTAGCCCACTGACGCAGATTTGCTTTGAGAACCGATGAAACCGTTCACGCTGAGCTTGTCGAAGCGCCGCGCAAGGCTTCGACAAGCTCAGCCCGAACGGTTCTGATGGATCAAACACCAATCCGCACACCCCCATCACTGATCCGACCATGAACACCCGGACCGACACCGCGCTGCTTGAGAAGAAGAACCACGACATGAGCTACCACCTCAACAATTCCCACCTCGACGCCCTGGAAGAAGAAACCATCTTCATCCTGCGTGAAGTCGCCGCCGCCTTCGAGCGCCCCGCCCTGCTGTTTTCGGGCGGCAAGGATTCGCTGGTCATGCTCAAGTGCGCCGAAAAGGCCTTTGGCACCAAGGCCAGCGGTGGCGGCATTCCGTACCCGCTCTTGATGATCGACACGGGCCACAACTTCACCGAAGTGACGGATTTCCGCGACTTCCGCGCCAAGGAACTCGGTGCCGAACTCATCGTGCGCAATGTCGAAGACTCGATGGCGCGCGGCACGGTGCGCCTGGCCCACCCCGGCGAGTCGCGCAACGTGCACCAGTCGGTCACACTGCTCGAAGCCATCGAAGAGTTCCGCTTTGACGCGCTGATCGGCGGCGCCCGCCGCGACGAAGAAAAGGCCCGCGCCAAAGAGCGCATCTTCAGCCACCGCGACAGCTTTGGCCAATGGCAACCCAAGGCCCAACGCCCCGAGCTGTGGACCCTGTTCAACACCCGCCTGCAGCCCGGCGAACACTTCCGCGTGTTCCCCATCAGCAACTGGACCGAGCTCGATGTGTGGCAGTACATCGACCGCGAGCAGATCGCCCTGCCCAGCATTTACTACACCCACAAGCGCCAGGTGGTGGACAAGAAGGGCCTGTTGATGCCGGTGACCGAGCTGACCCCCGCGCGCGAAGGCGACGTGGTGGAAACGCGCGACGTGCGCTTTCGCACCGTGGGCGACATCACCTGCACCGCGCCGGTGGAGAGCACGGCCGCCACCCCGGCCGAGATCGTCATCGAGACGCTGGCTGCGGACGTGAGCGAACGCGGAGCCACGCGCATGGACGACAAGACATCGGATGCTTCGATGGAGAAGCGCAAAAAAGACGGCTATTTCTGAAGCAGGTATTCCCAATGAGCACTACTAATTCAATAGCTGCCAGCGCACAACCAGCAAGCGCTGGAGCCCAAAACAACCACATCTCCGCCCTCAAGTTCATCACCTGCGGCAGCGTGGACGATGGCAAGAGCACGCTGATCGGCCGCCTGCTGGTGGACAGCAAGGCCGTGCTGCAAGACCACCTGGCGGGCGTGCAGCGCGGGGGCGAGACTGACTTGGCCCTGCTGACCGACGGCCTCTCTGCCGAGCGCGAGCAAGGCATCACCATCGACGTGGCCTACCGCTACTTCGCCACCGCCCAGCGCAAGTTCATCATTGGCGATGCGCCCGGCCACGAGCAGTACACCCGCAACATGGTCACTGCCGCCAGCAGCGCCGACGCCGCCGTGGTGCTGGTCGATGCCACCAAGCTCGACTGGCAAAACCCAGACCTGGCCCTGCTACCCCAGACCCGCCGCCACAGCCTGCTGGCCCACCTGCTGCGCGTCAATTCGCTGGTGTTTGCCGTGAACAAGCTCGACGCCGTGGCCGACCCGGCCATGGCCTGGACGCACATCCAGGGCGCGCTGGCCCGCTTTGCACAGGCTGCAGGCATTGCCGTGCGCGCGACAGTGCCCGTGTCGGCCCTGAAAGGCTGGAACGTGGTGGATGCCAACGCCGGGTGGTGCGGCTACCAAGGCCCCACGCTGCTGCAAGTGCTCGAAGCGCTGCCCAACACCCCCGCCGACACTGCGCTGCCCCTGGCCTTCCCCGTGCAGTGGGTCGAGAAGTTCTCGTCCTCTTCCGACACATCCCAAGGTCGCCGTGTGTTCTGGGGCCGCGTGGCATCGGGCACCGTGGCGCCCGGCACACCCGTGCAAATCTTCCCCAGCGGCCAGCTCGCCACCGTGGCCCAAGTGCTGGACCACGCCCGCCGCCCCAAGGACGTGCCCGCAGGCACCAGCGCGGGCATCATCCTCGACCGCGAGGTAGACGTATCGCGTGGCGACTGGATTTTGGCTGCGCCCACCGCTGCCGCTGCCGTGGCTGACGACGACTTTGGCGACACCCCCGCCGCCGTGCCCGCATGGCCCGCCAGCCGCGAGCTGCGCACCACCATCGCCTGGATGGACGACGAACCCCTGGTCGCAGGCCGCGTGTACTGGGCGCTGCACGGCCACCGCTGGATCAAGGCCAAGGTGAAAGCCGTGGTGCACAAGCTCAACATCAACACGCTGGCCGAAGAAGCCGCCACGCAGCTCGACCCCAACGCCATCGGCCATGTGGACTTGCTGCTGCAAGAGGCGATTCCGGCCGCCGCATTCGGTAAAGCGCGCGTGCTGGGCTCGCTGATTTTGGTGGACACCGCCAGCCACAAGACCGCTGGCGCGGTGCTGGTCAACTGACCCAGCGCAAGCAAACTGCTTTGAAAATGCCCTGAGTCCCCCTTGCGGGCTCAGGGGCCCTGTTACTGATGGTGGGTGAAGGCCTTAAAATCGCGGGTTTTCACCGACCGACCCCACACAATTCCTAGCCATGACCCACGTCGTTTCCGAAAACTGCATCAAGTGCAAGTACACCGATTGTGTGGACGTTTGCCCTGTGGACTGCTTCCGCGAAGGCCCGAACATGCTCGTCATCGACCCCGATGAATGCATCGACTGCGCCGTGTGCATCCCCGAGTGCCCCGCCAACGCCATCTTTGCCGAAGAAGACCTGCCCGGCGATCAAGTGGCATTTATCAAGCTCAACGCCGACCTGGCCTTTGCCGACGGCTGGAAGAGCATCACCAAGCGCAAGCCCGCACTGCCCGACGCGGACGAATGGAACGGCAAGCCAGGCAAGATCGCTGATCTGGTCAAGTGATCCACCCCCTACCGTTCACGCTGAGCTTGTCGAAGCGCGGCGCATGGCTTCGACAAGCTCAGCTCGAACGGTTGTTGACAGAGGACGGCGGGGCGTGTCGTCCTAGCTCTCGTTCTCGCGCTGGCACCCAGGTGCCATAACAGCGATGACCCAAGAAACAGACGCCGTCGTCATCGGTGCAGGCCCCGTGGGCCTGTTCCAGGTGTTCCAGCTGGGCCTGCAAGGCATGGCGGCCCATATCATCGACGTCCTGCCCTACGCGGGCGGCCAGTGCGTTGAGCTGTACGGCGACAAACCCATCTACGACATCCCCGGCGTGCCCGTGTGCACCGGCCACGAGCTGGCCGCGCGGCTCACGCAACAAATTGCGCCCTTCCGCCCCCAATGGCATCTGGGCACCCAGGTGGCATCCATCCAGCCGCAGGCCGATGGGCGCTTTGCCGTCACCACCAGCCAAGGTACGGAGCTGATAGCCCGTGCCGTCTTTGTCGCCGCAGGCGTGGGCGCCTTTGTGCCCAAGGCGCTCAAGGTAGAAGGCATCGAGGCCTTTGCGGGCACGCAGCTTTTTTACCAGCACCTGCCCCCGGCGGCCAGTCTGCAAGGCCAGCGCGTGGTGGTGCATGGCGGGGACGACGCCGCCGTGGCCTGCGCCATCCAAGCCGCCACGGCTACCGAATCGCCCGCCGCCAGCGTGGTGCTGCTGCACCGCCGCGATGTATTCAACGCCCCGCCCGAGCAACTCGCCCAGCTACAAGCCCTGCGCGATGCCGGGCGCATTGAAGTGGTGGTGGGCCAAATCACCGGCATCGCCCGCGAGAGCAGCATCACCTGCAATGGCGAGCGCCTGACCGCCCTGCACACCCTGACGCCCGAGGGCACTGAGCAAACCGTGCCCGTCGACGTGCTGGTCGTCGCCCTGGGCGTCTCCCCCCGCCTCGGCCCCATCGCAGACTGGGGCCTGGCCATGGAACGCAAGCAACTGGTGGTAGACACCGCCACCTTCCGCACCAGCGTGCCCGGCATCTACGCCGTGGGCGACATCATCACCTACCCCGGCAAGCGCAAGCTCATCGTGTGCGGCTTTCACGAAGGCAC
This Acidovorax sp. 106 DNA region includes the following protein-coding sequences:
- the mnmC gene encoding FAD-dependent 5-carboxymethylaminomethyl-2-thiouridine(34) oxidoreductase MnmC, translated to MSEPIDWLPDGTPYSPRFGDRYHSENGGLDQARRVFLQGCGLPAAWAGQPQWRVLETGFGFGLNFLVTWAAWRADAHRPRLLHFISTEAWPVNAADLLRATTAHAELAPLAEQLHAQWWGLLPGVHRLAFEDGRVLLTLYVGDAQEMLRQQAPTADSVYLDGFSPSVNPEIWSAHTLKAVARCCRRGTQLATWTIARAVRDTLSECGFEVQRVPGVPPKRDNLHATYNPRWEPRARTATLPDAAQHATAQPQQCIVIGGGLAGAATAASLARRGWQVQVLDQASEPAAGASGLPAGVFAPHVSPDDAVLSRLSRCGVRTTLQQAQQRLQAGQDWGATGVLEHRTDGSPGLPADWNKGPGADWSTLAPPDAREQAGLPPDAVACWHAQAGWIRPAQMVRALLRESGVTWRGQCQVASLRPVPAASAANPAATEWQALDAQGDVLAQAPVVVIAAGAGSHTLLSDRWPLQPVRGQVSWGHYAAHLPPPAPFPANGHGNLVPSFGLGSTDQPGGEATERGWIMGSTFERDVTALPASATDQQAAHQSHWDKLQTLLPTAARQLQPSFDARLIGEDTAHTTTAKVEHWAAVRCTAPDRLPIVGPVHALALPGLWVCTAMGARGLTLALLCGELLAARLNAEPLPLDAKLARALSSERM
- the fdxA gene encoding ferredoxin FdxA, whose amino-acid sequence is MTHVVSENCIKCKYTDCVDVCPVDCFREGPNMLVIDPDECIDCAVCIPECPANAIFAEEDLPGDQVAFIKLNADLAFADGWKSITKRKPALPDADEWNGKPGKIADLVK
- a CDS encoding DUF934 domain-containing protein — protein: MKLLASHEHQPPAEGDARVVALANDADATTLPLEGVERVDLHFPNFTDGRAFSQAFLLRRRRGFAGEIRATGDVLIDQLVQMERTGFSSAVLAEGVDAADAQRQFELFSGFYQGDAVNPQPLFAHRAAA
- a CDS encoding sulfate adenylyltransferase subunit 1, with translation MSTTNSIAASAQPASAGAQNNHISALKFITCGSVDDGKSTLIGRLLVDSKAVLQDHLAGVQRGGETDLALLTDGLSAEREQGITIDVAYRYFATAQRKFIIGDAPGHEQYTRNMVTAASSADAAVVLVDATKLDWQNPDLALLPQTRRHSLLAHLLRVNSLVFAVNKLDAVADPAMAWTHIQGALARFAQAAGIAVRATVPVSALKGWNVVDANAGWCGYQGPTLLQVLEALPNTPADTALPLAFPVQWVEKFSSSSDTSQGRRVFWGRVASGTVAPGTPVQIFPSGQLATVAQVLDHARRPKDVPAGTSAGIILDREVDVSRGDWILAAPTAAAAVADDDFGDTPAAVPAWPASRELRTTIAWMDDEPLVAGRVYWALHGHRWIKAKVKAVVHKLNINTLAEEAATQLDPNAIGHVDLLLQEAIPAAAFGKARVLGSLILVDTASHKTAGAVLVN
- a CDS encoding phosphoadenosine phosphosulfate reductase family protein, coding for MSQFDLARINADLGRNAPELVAWALGLGQPAIVTTNFRPFEAVILHMVTQVNPDVPVVWMDNGYNTEATYRFADEVTKQLGLKLQIYLPRRSRAHREAVEGATPALDDPRHAAFTEEVKLEPFARALRETAPKVWFTALRATDTAVRAQMDPVSINPDGLIKVAPLLHWSSKDLHEYCVKHGLPNNFDYVDPTKGEDNRECGLHLAH
- a CDS encoding NAD(P)/FAD-dependent oxidoreductase — translated: MTQETDAVVIGAGPVGLFQVFQLGLQGMAAHIIDVLPYAGGQCVELYGDKPIYDIPGVPVCTGHELAARLTQQIAPFRPQWHLGTQVASIQPQADGRFAVTTSQGTELIARAVFVAAGVGAFVPKALKVEGIEAFAGTQLFYQHLPPAASLQGQRVVVHGGDDAAVACAIQAATATESPAASVVLLHRRDVFNAPPEQLAQLQALRDAGRIEVVVGQITGIARESSITCNGERLTALHTLTPEGTEQTVPVDVLVVALGVSPRLGPIADWGLAMERKQLVVDTATFRTSVPGIYAVGDIITYPGKRKLIVCGFHEGTLAAFAAAEALSGKPVVLQYTTSSTHLHQLLGVGVGAAAIVNG
- a CDS encoding sulfite exporter TauE/SafE family protein, translating into MHELAFVFAGFAVGLIVGLTGVGGGSLMTPILIFFFGIKPHMAVGTDLLFAAFTKMGGTVSLARQRLVPWKVVGQLCAGSIPAALLALWALHTLGPASGPAQRIMTTTLGFALLLTSAATLYKAIVFSSQRQAAEAAARKHHAGDPTRPRHWSLPILMGAVIGTLVTFTSVGAGAIGVTVLLLVYPLLPLPRIIGADIAYAVPLTLVAGLGHASLGSVDWPLLAQLLAGSLPGIWLGSRLVTRTPERLIRSALSLLLAWAGFKLLLI
- the cysD gene encoding sulfate adenylyltransferase subunit CysD — encoded protein: MNTRTDTALLEKKNHDMSYHLNNSHLDALEEETIFILREVAAAFERPALLFSGGKDSLVMLKCAEKAFGTKASGGGIPYPLLMIDTGHNFTEVTDFRDFRAKELGAELIVRNVEDSMARGTVRLAHPGESRNVHQSVTLLEAIEEFRFDALIGGARRDEEKARAKERIFSHRDSFGQWQPKAQRPELWTLFNTRLQPGEHFRVFPISNWTELDVWQYIDREQIALPSIYYTHKRQVVDKKGLLMPVTELTPAREGDVVETRDVRFRTVGDITCTAPVESTAATPAEIVIETLAADVSERGATRMDDKTSDASMEKRKKDGYF
- a CDS encoding nitrite/sulfite reductase, whose translation is MYQYTEFDQQFVQQRARQFRDQLTRWQTGKLSEDAFRPLRLQNGWYVQRYAPMLRVAVPYGEIASRQLRVLAQIAREYDEPEAAVFKAAMEGQGKLGTTFLPKNCAHFTTRTNVQFNWIPLSKSADVMDLLASVQLHGIQTSGNCIRNTTTDALAGIAVDEIVDPRPYAEIIRQWTTLHPEFAFLPRKFKIAISGARDDRAATGWHDVGLHLVKNDAGEIGFKVFVGGGMGRTPVIGTVIREFLPWNQIMNYIEAIVRVYNEHGRRDNKYKARIKILVKAEGQQYIDDVEEEYRQILEVDGGPHTIPQAEFDRVAACFVAPKLSDIADVPPAALQASLDAQAAEHVMFGRWLQRNVHAHQNPQLRAVTLSFKRPGQAPGDATSEQLIALADLVDKYSGGEARVTHDQNVLLPWVHGSQLFSLWQEAKALGLASANVQLLTDMIACPGGDFCALANARSLPIAEAITQRYQDLDELDDIGEIDLHISGCINSCGHHHSGHIGILGVDKDGKEWYQVTLGGSDGSDLSGAAVAGKVIGPSFSAAEVPDVIEAVLSTYRDLRESGETFQNTVRRTGLDPFKEAAKLARHKDDTLATA